One stretch of Xiphophorus hellerii strain 12219 chromosome 21, Xiphophorus_hellerii-4.1, whole genome shotgun sequence DNA includes these proteins:
- the skida1 gene encoding SKI/DACH domain-containing protein 1 has translation MGDLVCGFEEMQGVRLGYLLIKGKQMFALSQVFTDLLKNIPRTTVHKRMDYLKVKKHQCDLEELRKLKAINSIAFHAAKCTLISREDVEALYVSCKTERVLKSAKKRRATAACARADDDEEEHAPSGVLRADAELMWKEKVWFSLHGVPENLALHGRAGRRRELSPSSCLTDAKLPQFYHKAHGRDCRWTTKSSRKHVKNYETEKCTGNRFAVSQRHAFFRQPVLFQSAAAAAAQSRLSRSAGDSLHKRKRRREGGGRSKHVHLHAPPVLLVQPKSSGASFGAFHLTPDFYLDPRPHHHHHHHHHHHHHHHNSSSSNINEPGFAESYSSDTESCSTYSDPQCQDSDFGSGFSSSSSSSEEEEEEDDTQSESSEVSSDEDEESSTQSDSSSVSSRVSVQSIRFRRARVGLHTGKAPLVLQPTFHYNNQQHRTLSHGDSRQDKHQQCCFGEPRKDSLQLNPVANGSIFTEPAKEKAFDCDSNRTEEEPVPYSPGIDPNKASLPAAFRSRGFSAHADPSKLQKCVDKREKLKPSTPPKRIKTESEEPHATASPYPDSGRTAFNLSNVKIKVEESCDEYEYLHSQTAVVKCKGDKADLSGAIKHGGFSSCGIKAAEKSPDVAPRSPCGPQECRSSQDAPSVEEGEQRNKTCRAPGREAKKRRISRTHIKQNVPRVNEAPASSSCSSSSSSSSTTEDLRSRRKRSTASSLAAAAASLAKTPFSLIANFPSPPSLVVDSDGDLCPAYSLSSLRAAGPPPPSHPVWRWQPGGQILPPPLHTQRTRKY, from the coding sequence ATGGGAGACCTGGTTTGTGGGTTTGAGGAAATGCAAGGAGTGAGACTGGGATACCTGCTCATCAAAGGGAAGCAAATGTTTGCTTTGTCTCAGGTCTTCACCGACCTGCTGAAGAACATCCCTCGGACTACGGTGCACAAGCGCATGGACTACCTGAAGGTGAAGAAGCACCAGTGCGACCTGGAGGAGCTCCGGAAGCTCAAGGCAATAAACTCCATCGCTTTCCATGCCGCTAAGTGCACACTTATATCGCGGGAGGACGTGGAGGCTCTGTACGTCTCCTGCAAGACGGAGCGGGTGTTGAAGTCCGCGAAGAAAAGGAGAGCGACAGCGGCGTGCGCCCGCGCGGACGACGACGAGGAGGAGCACGCGCCCTCGGGTGTCCTGCGCGCGGACGCGGAGCtgatgtggaaggaaaaagtttggTTCAGTTTGCACGGCGTCCCAGAGAATCTCGCGCTGCACGGCAGAgcggggaggaggagggagctGAGTCCTTCTTCTTGCCTTACCGACGCCAAACTACCTCAATTTTACCACAAAGCCCACGGACGGGATTGCCGTTGGACGACCAAATCCAGCCGCAAACACGTCAAAAACTATGAAACTGAGAAATGTACAGGGAACAGATTCGCTGTGAGCCAAAGGCACGCGTTTTTCCGGCAGCCGGTCTTGTTTCAGTCCGCCGCCGCCGCAGCAGCTCAGTCCAGGCTCTCGCGCTCAGCCGGCGACTCGCTCCACAAAAGGAAGAGGAGGCGCGAGGGGGGCGGCAGGAGCAAACACGTGCATCTGCACGCGCCGCCGGTGCTGCTAGTCCAGCCCAAATCCTCCGGAGCTTCTTTCGGTGCTTTCCACCTTACTCCGGATTTCTATCTGGACCCGCGACCtcaccaccatcaccaccaccaccaccatcaccaccatcaccaccacaacagcagcagcagcaacatcaaCGAGCCCGGCTTCGCGGAGAGCTACAGCAGCGACACCGAATCCTGCAGCACATACTCGGACCCACAGTGCCAGGACTCGGACTTCGGCTCCGGgttctccagcagcagcagcagctccgaggaggaagaggaggaagacgacACTCAGTCGGAAAGCTCAGAGGTCAGCTCCGATGAAGATGAGGAGAGTTCCACTCAGTCCGACTCGAGCTCCGTTTCAAGCCGCGTTTCGGTCCAAAGCATCCGGTTCAGACGTGCACGGGTGGGTCTGCACACCGGGAAAGCACCTTTGGTCCTGCAGCCCACCTTTCACTACAACAACCAGCAGCACAGGACGCTGAGTCATGGCGACAGCAGGCAGgacaaacatcaacaatgttgCTTTGGTGAACCACGAAAGGACTCTTTACAGTTAAACCCGGTGGCTAACGGCAGCATTTTCACCGAGCCCGCAAAAGAAAAAGCGTTTGACTGTGACTCAAACAGGACTGAGGAGGAGCCGGTCCCTTACTCCCCGGGGATCGACCCGAACAAGGCCTCTCTCCCGGCCGCATTCAGGTCCCGGGGGTTCAGCGCACACGCTGACCCCAGCAAGCTCCAAAAATGCGTCGACAAGCGGGAGAAGCTGAAACCGAGCACCCCGCCGAAAAGAATAAAGACCGAGTCCGAGGAGCCCCACGCAACCGCGTCCCCCTACCCCGACAGCGGCAGGACAGCCTTCAATCTCAGCAACGTGAAAATAAAAGTGGAGGAAAGCTGCGATGAATATGAATACCTGCACAGCCAGACCGCTGTGGTCAAATGTAAAGGAGATAAGGCAGATCTCAGCGGAGCCATCAAACATGGAGGCTTTTCTAGCTGCGGGATTAAAGCCGCGGAGAAAAGCCCCGACGTGGCCCCCAGGTCCCCCTGCGGTCCTCAGGAATGCAGGAGTAGCCAGGACGCCCCCAGCGTAGAGGAGGGggagcagagaaacaaaaccTGCAGGGCTCCGGGGCGGGAGGCAAAGAAACGCCGAATTTCCCGGACGCACATAAAACAAAACGTGCCTAGAGTCAACGAGGCTCCCGcttcctcttcctgctcctcGTCTTCTTCGTCCTCCTCCACCACGGAGGATTTACGGAGCAGACGCAAACGCAGCACCGCCAGCAGcttagcagcagcagcggctTCTCTAGCTAAAACGCCTTTCAGCCTGATTGCAAATTTCCCATCCCCGCCGTCGCTCGTCGTTGACAGCGACGGGGATTTGTGCCCTGCTTACTCACTGAGCTCACTGAGGGCAGCCGGGCCTCCTCCTCCGTCCCACCCCGTGTGGAGGTGGCAGCCAGGCGGCCAGATTCTCCCTCCCCCACTGCACACTCAGAGAACGAGGAAATATTGa